The genome window TCCTCGGGGGTCGGCCACGCCGCCCGGTGCACCGATCCCTCCCGCCACCACGACCAGACCTCCTCGGTCACGAACGGCAGGAACGGCGCGAACAGGCGGAGCATCACGTCCAGCGCGCGGCGGAGCGCGGCCACGGCCGAGGGGTCGCCGGCGTAGGCGCGGGCCTTGACCAGCTCCACGTAGTCGTCGCAGAACGACCAGAAGAACCGCTCGGTCCGCTCCAGGGCCCGGGTGTAGTCGTAGCCCTCGAAGGCCTCGGTGGCGTCCTTGACCACCGCGGCGAGCCCGGCGAGCATCGACCGGTCGATCGGCTCGGTGACCTTGAGGTCGCCCTTGGCCGGGAAGCCGAGCACGAACTTCGAGACGTTCAGGATCTTGATCGCCAGCCGGCGTCCGATCTTGATCTGGCCGATGTCGAAGGCGGTGTCGGTGCCGGGACGGCCGCTCGCCGCCCAGTAGCGCACCGCGTCCGAGCCGTACTGCTCGAGCAGGGCCATGGGGGTGACCACGTTGCCCTTGGACTTCGACATCTTCTTCCGGTCCGGATCGAGGATCCAGCCGGAGATGGCCGCGTGCTTCCACGGCAGGGTGCCGTGCTCCAGGTGGGAACGGAGCACCGTGGAGAACAGCCAGGTGCGGATGATCTCGTGCGCCTGGGGCCGCAGGTCCATGGGGAAGACCCGCTTGAACAGGTCGTCGTCCCGCTCCCAGCCGCCGGCGATCTGCGGGGTGAGCGACGAGGTCGCCCAGGTGTCCATGACGTCCGGATCGCCGATGAAGCCGTTCGGCTTGCCGCGCTGGTCCTCGGTGTAGCCGGGCGGCACGTCGGTGGACGGGTCGACCGGCAGCGCCGACTCCGGCGGCGTGATCGGCTTGTCGTAGATCGGGTCGCCCTTGTCGTCCAGCGGGTACCACACCGGGATCGGCACGCCGAAGAACCGCTGGCGCGAGATCAGCCAGTCGCCGGAGAGGCCCTCGACCCAGTTCTCGTACCGGACCCGCATGTGCGGCGGGTGCCATTCGAGCTCGCGGCCCAGCTCGAGCAGGCGCCGGCGCAGCTCGGGGTCGCGGCCGCCGTTGCGGATGTACCACTGCCGGGTGGTGACGATCTCCAGGGGCCGGTCGCCCTTCTCGTAGAACTTCACCGGGCGCCGGACCGGCCGCGGCTCGCCGTCCATGAGCCCGGCCTCGCGCAGCATCTCGACGATCCGCTCGCGCGCCGCCGTCACGGTCTTGCCCGCCAGCTCCCGGTACGGCTCGGCCGGCACGCCGTCCGGCGGCTCGGGCAGCAGGCGGCCGTCCCAGCCGATCACCGGACGGGTGGGCAGGTCGAGCTCGCGCCACCAGGTGACGTCGGTGACGTCACCGAAGGTGCAGACCATGACGATGCCGGTGCCCTTGTCGGGCTCGGCGAGGTGGTGGGCGAGGATCGGCACCTCGACCCCGAAGATCGGGGTACGGGCGGTCTTGCCGAACAGCGGCTGGTAACGCTCGTCGTCGGGGTGGGCCACCAGCGCCACGCAGGCGGGCAGCAGCTCCGGCCTGGTCGTATCGATCCACACCCGGTCACCCTCGCCCGTGCCGGATGGCAGCTCGAATGCGATGCGGTGGAACGCGCCCGGCCACTCCCGGTCCTCGAGCTCCGCCTGGGCGACCGCGGTGCGGAACGTCACGTCCCACAGCGTGGGCGCCTCGGCGAGGTAGGCCTCGCCCCGGGCGAGGTTGCGCAGGAAGGCGCGCTGCGAGGCCGCGCGGGCGTTGTCGCCGATCGTGGCGTAGGTGAGCGACCAGTCCACCGACAGCCCGAGGCGGCGCCACAGCTCCTCGAAGGCCTTCTCGTCCTCGGCGGTGAGCTGCTCGCACAGCTCGATGAAGTTCCGGCGCGAGATCGGCACCTGCTCCCCCGAGCCGCCGCCCCCGCGCCTCGGCGGCTTGAAGTCGGGGTCGTACGGCAGCGAGGGGTCGCACCGCACGCCGAAGTAGTTCTGTACCCGGCGCTCCGTGGGCAGGCCGTTATCGTCCCAGCCCATCGGGTAGAAGACCTCGCGCCCGCGCATCCGCTGATAGCGGGCGATCGTGTCCGTGTGCGTATAGGAGAAGACGTGCCCGACGTGGAGGGAGCCGGACACCGTGGGCGGCGGGGTGTCGATCGAGTAGATCTCGTCCCGGTTACGGGTTCGGTCGAAACGGTACGTTCCGTCGGCCTCCCAGCGGGCTACCCATACCGCCTCCAAGCCATCGAGAGTGGGCTTCTCAGGCATGGTCGCGGCGCGTCGCTGTTCGGTCATGCCTCCACATGGTATGGGGTACGCGACCTAGCCGTTGCGGCACACTAGGGTCGTCACCGAGGAGGCATCATGGCGAACGTTGCACGGGCTCGGTCGGGCGCACCGGGCTCCCGGAAGACCGAGGCGCCGGCGAAGGGCGCGGCCAAGCCGGACGTGCAGTGGCGGGTGATCGGCGGGCTCGTCGGCCTGGTGGTGGGATTCGCCTCGCGCAAGGTGCTCGCGTTCGCGTGGGAGCGGGTCACCGGGAAGAAGCCCCCGGCGAGCGCTGACTCCCCGGAGATCGGGCTTGGCGAGGCGATCGCCTACGCGGTGGTGATGGGCCTGGGGATGGAGGTCGCGCGGATCATCGCCACCCGTGCCGCGGCGAAGAAGTGGCAGTCGTGGCGCGAGGCGGCGGCGAGCAAGTCCTCCTCCTAACGCTCCTCCAGCGCGCTGAGGAAGTCGTTCGCCCACTTGTCCACGTTGTGGGTGGCCACGCGGCGCCGGAGCGAGCGCATCCGGCGGGCGAGCTCGTGCGGGGTGGCGCGCATCGCGGCGAGCATGGCCCGCTTCATGCCCTCGATGTCGTACGGGTTGACGAGGAAGGCCTGCCTGAGCTCGTCCGCCGCCCCGGCGAACTCGCTCAGCACCAGCGCGCCGCGCAGGTCGAAGCGGCAGGAGACGTACTCCTTCGCCACCAGGTTCATGCCGTCGCGCAGCGGGGTGACCACCAGGACGTCGGCCGCGCAGTAGAGGGCGGCCAGCTCCTCCCGGTCGTACGACTGGTGGAGGTAGGAGATCGGCTGGCGGCCGAGCATGCCGTGCTCGCCGTTGATCCGGCCCACCCGGAGCTCGATCTCGTTGCGCAGGCGCGCGTACGCGGGGACGCCCTCGCGCGTCGGGGTGGCCACCTGGACGAACACCGCCTCGTCCGGGGTGATGACGCCCTCGTCGAGCAGCTCGCCGAACGCCTTGAGCCGCTGGCCGATACCCTTGGTGTAGTCGAGCCGGTCGACGCCGAGCAGGACGTGCTCCGGGTCGCCCAGCTCGGCGCGGATCTCCTTCGCCCGGTCCTGGACCCGGGGATCGCGCGCGAGCTGATCGAACTCCGCGAAGTCCACCGAGATCGGGAAGGCGTCGACCCGCACGGTGCGGCCGTCGACGTAGATCTCGTTGCGGTGGGTGTGCAGCCCGAGGAGGCGCCGGCAGAGCCGGAGGAAGTTGGAGGCCCCGCCCGGCCGCTGGAAGCCGACGAGGTCGGCGCCGAGCAGCCCTTCGACGATCTCGCTCCGCCACGGGAGCTGGCAGAAGAGCTCGATCGGCGGGAACGGGATGTGCAGGAAGAAGCCGATCTTCAGGTCGGGCCGCAACCGGCGCAGGATCATGGGCACCAGCTGCAGGTGGTAGTCCTGGATCCAGACGACGGCGCCCGGATCGGCCACGTCCGCCGCGGCCCGCGCGAACCGCTCGTTCACCGCGCGGTAGGCGTCCCAGAACACGCGTGAGTACACGGGCGGCGCGACGACGTCGTGGTAGAGGGGCCAGAGCGTGGCGTTCGAGAAGCCCTCGTAGTAGAGCTCCACCTCCCGGGCCGAGAGGGGCACCGGGATCAGGTGCATCCCGTCGTGGTCGAACGGCTTGAGTTCCTCCCCCGCCGCGCCCGTCCACCCGAGCCACGCGCCGTCGCGGCGTTGCATGACCGGGGCGATCGCCGTGACCAGGCCGCCGGGGCTGCGGCGCCACTCCCGGTCGCCCACCCGGTCGACCGGCAGCCGGTTAGCGACGACGAGAAACGAGCTGGTGCTGCGCATCAAGCCCCCTTCAGGGTCAACCTGGGCGCCAGTCGAAAATGCCACCAACTACGCCGTAACCAGCAATAAAATGCAAAGTTCGGCGTAGGACGATCATCTCATGCGCTTCACCGTGCGTCACCAGTGGGGCGGCGTGAAAACCGCGTAACACCGGATCTGTTGGAATTAATCCGCCCGAAACAGGTCTTTCCGGCAAGACTGCCGGCTACTCTCCGTATCCACCCGGGGTTCGGGCCGGGCGGCGGGAGCGGGGCACGGTACCCCGCGGCCGGCGATCGGCTGACCCTGAAGGAGGTTCTTCCCCGCCCCGCGGGCGGGCTTCATGAAGTGCCCGGCGGCCTGCTCATCGGTCGGCGGCCGCGGCGGGCGGCTGATCCGCGGCCGCGCTCCGATCCCCGGCCGCGATGGACCGCCGAGCTGCGGCGATCCCATCACTGTGTCGCTGATCCGGCGTGTCGTGTCGCTGGTCCGCGGCCGCGGCGGATCGCCGCGCTGCGGCCGCGGCCTGCTCCGCGGCGTCGGCGGACGGCCGGGCCTCCGCCGGTGAGGACACGGCCCGCAGGAGCCTGAGCCGGCGCCCGGAGCCGCGCGGCATCGCCGGTGCCGCGGCGGGCGCGGTCATGGACCGGCTCGCGATCGCGCGCAGATCGGCCCGTACGGCCGCGGCGAGCTGCTTGGTCGCCGCCCGGTTGAGGGTGCCGCCGGCGACCGCGCCGGTGAGGAAGGGACCTAAGGTGGTCAGGTGCCTGCCCAGCAGCCTGGTCAGGCGGCGGCGCAGGGCGTCCCTCGCCGCCCCGTTGAGCGCGGCCGAGGTCCATCCCGGGTTGAGCGGGTCGACGCCGCGCCGTTTGGCCCAGGCCAGGGCGTAGGCGGCCGCCCGCCGGCCGCCGTTGCCGGGGACGGGCTGCCCGTACACCTCGTGGAGCTCGGCGATGAGCTTCACCTCGATGGCGGCGACCACGAGGGTCTCGGCCACGAGCTGGGCAGGGGCGGACAGCAGCAGGGGAGGCGCGGCCAGCTCCACGGCGGCGAGGGCTCCTCCGACCGCGCCCACCACCGCGGTGGCGTTCGCCGCGGTGCGGACGAGACTGTCGGCGAGCCGCTCGCCCGTCAGCCCACCGTGGTGCAGGATGAGCGTCTCGCGGTCCCGAACCGGGAGGCGCCGGGCGACCTCCAGGAAGAGGTCGGTCAGCCAGCGTCCGCGCTCCCGGAGCGAGCGCAGGTGCCGCGCGTTCTCGGCCAGGGCGTCGCTGAGGCGGCCGAGCAGCCGACGCCGCTCGGCCCCGTCCGTCTCCTCATGAGAAACGAGCCGGCCGATCAAATCCGCGATCGCGCCGTGCGATCGATCCGCCTCTGCAGCCAACGGCCCTCCGCAGCGTGCTCAGGCGGCGCACTCGCGGCAGATCTGCTGACCGTTCACGTCCGAGGCGAGCTGGCTCCGGTGGTGCACGAGGAAGCAGCGCGAGCAGGTGAACTCGTCCGCCTGCCGCGGGATCACCCGGAGCGACAGCTCCTCGTTCGACAGGTCGGCACCGGGCAGCTCAAGGGACTCCGCCAGCTCGCTCTCGTCGAGGTCGATGCTGGCCGAGGCCTTATCCCCGCGCCGTGCCTGCAGCTCCTGCAGGCTGTCCTCGCCCAGGTCGTCGTCGGCCTTGCGCGGGCTGTCGTAGTCGGTAGCCATTGATAACTCCATCCCCCTCATCTATCGGTCTGCGCGTGTACCGCGCGTAGATAACGCACGAGAGGCCCTTGTTGTGCCCGCAGGGACCCTGAGTCGACGGATTGGGTACCCGCGTGGACTAACGAAGAACCACTCGGAACACGGTGGGTATTCCGCATGGGGCAGGAGTCACCCGAATATGGCGTTAACCGTACCCTCGACGGGATGACCCCACCGCGTTCGACGGCACATCAAACCACATACGTGCCGCCGACGCCGTATCAGCGCACCGATGACACGGGCGCCGCCGCGGCGGCGCCGCTCATGGGGATGCGGACCGTGACCACCAGACCGCCTCCCTCGCGGGGGACCGCGGTCACCGTGCCGCCGTGCGCCCGGACGATCGCCCGCACGATCGACAGGCCGAGACCTGCGCCTTTGGCCGACTCCTGCCGGTCGGCGTTGAGCCTCCGGAACGGCTCGAAGAGGCTCTCCACCTCGTAGACGGGCACGTGCGGGCCCGTGTTCGCCACCTGGACCACGGCGTGGCCGCTGACGGCGCCGGTGCGGAGCCACACCTTCCCCGATCGGCCGATGTTGTGCTTGATGCCGTTCTCCACCAGGTTGGCGACGCAGCGCTCCAGGAGCACCGGGTCGCCGGTGACCCCGGCGGAGTGCAGGTCGTGCTCGATGGTGATCCCGGCCTCGTCGGCGAACGGGGTGAGCTGCTCGACCGCGGTCCGCGCCACGTCCCGGATGTCCACGGGCTTGCGCACCGACAGCTCCCGTTCGCTACGGGCGAGCAGCAGCAGCCCTTCGATCAGCCGCTCGTTCCGCGCCGTGGTGCCGAGCAGGGTACGGCCGAGCACCTTGAGGTCCTCGGAGGCGTCCGGGTCGGCGAGCGCCACCTCCAGGACGGTGCGCGTGATGGCGAGCGGGGTGCGCAGCTCGTGCGAGGCGTTGTCCACGAACCGGCGCTGCGCGTCGAACGCGGCGTTGAGCCGGGTCAGCATCGCGTCGAACGTGTCGGCGAGCTCCTTCAGCTCGTCGTCGGGCCCCTGCAGGTCGATCCGCTCGTGGGCGAGCGAGGTCTCCGAGAGCCGGCGGGCGGTCGCGGTCATCTTCTTGATCGGCGCGAGCGCCCGGTCGGCCACGACGTACCCGAGCATGAGCGCGATGATCCCCACGCCGAACAGGGCCATGATCGACCGGCCGAGCACCTCGCGCCGGGCGGAGGCGATCGCCAGCTCGCGCTGCGAGGCCCACCAGACCTCGAAGGCGGCCGTGATGTCGGACGGGAATCCCCGGAGCTGCAGGGGCGGCCAGGCCGCGTCGATCGCCAGGCCCACCAGCGTGTACATGGCCAGCAGCAGCATCGCCCCGGCGGCGAAGAACAGCGCGCCGTACGTGAGGGTGAGCCGCCAGCGGATGCTGATCCGGCGCCGGAGCGCCTTGATCTCGCCGAGGAGGCCGCGCGGCGGCTGAGCCGCGGCGGGCGGTGGCGGGCCGTCCCAGGCGGGCGGGCCGGTGGGCGGGGGCGGGACCTGGACGCGGTAGGGGCCGGTGCCCAGCGGGGAGGACATCCGCTCCCCCCGGCCCGGCGCCTGCCCGGCCGCATCGCCGGGACTCGGCGTGGTCGCCTCGTCCCCGGACCGTCCGGAATCCGGCTCGCGCGGTTCGGTCACGAGGCCACCTCCAAGCGTGAAAAGCGTGAAACGTTCATAGGGTGAGGTCCCGCCGGCCGGTGGCGGGGTGGTCGCTCAGCCCCGGGATCGCCGGGTCCGCCGCCGGGAGTCGGCACCGTTTCCCTGTGTTCCTGGTCACTCGTTCCTGATGACGCACCGGGTTCCCGGGTCCGCCCGCCGGGCGGGGTTCCCGGGCCCGTGGGTCAGAGGCGATACCCGACCCCCGGCACGGTCTCGATGATCGGCGGATCGCCGAGCTTCTTGCGCAGGGTCATCATGGTGACCCGCACCACGTTGGTGAACGGGTCGATGTGCTCGTCCCACGCCTTGTCCAGCAGGTCCTCCTGGCTCACGACCGCGCCGTCGGCCCGCATGAGCTCCTCCAGCACCGCGAACTCCTTGCGGGTGAGGGAGATCGGCCGGCCGTCCCGGGTGACGGTGCGCTTGGCCGGGTCGAGCCGGATCCCGGCGCGCTCGAGCACCGGAGGGAGCGGCGGCGCCGAGCGGCGGGCGAGCGCGCGCACCCGGGCGACGAGCTCGGCGAAGGCGAACGGCTTGGGCAGGTAGTCGTCGGCGCCGAGCTGAAGCCCCTCCACCCGGTCGTCCACGTCGCCGGCCGCGGTCAGCATGAGAATCCGGGACGGGCAGCGCTCGTTGGCGAGCTTCTTCGCCACCTCGTCGCCGTGGACCTTGGGCAGGTCCCGGTCGAGCACGATCACGTCGTAGTCGATGTAGGCGAGCTTCTCCAGGGCCTCGGCGCCGTCGTAGGCGACGTCGACGGCCATCGCCTCCCGGCGGAGCCCGGTGGCGATCGCGTCGGCGAGCACCCGCTCGTCCTCCACCACAAGCACGCGCATGCAGGTCCTCCTCGGGCAACGACGCCTTCATTCTCACCGCACCCCGGGTAAGGCCTGGGTAAACGCGGCCCTCCGGGCTCGCTTGCTCTATGTGATGTAGAGCACCGAACTTTTCGGTTTAAGGGCCGATTGTTGGTGGTACGTCTGACCAACGCCCCATACGACGCGCCGGGGAAGGTCATGGCCTCCCCAGGCAGCCAGCGGGGCGAGACCCAGGGCACGCCGCCCGCATGAGCAAGCCAGGGCACGCCGCCCTCATCGAGAAAGAAGGTGAGATGGGCGAGTTCACGGCCACGATCGCCAACCGGTTGGCTCAGGCCTACCAAGAACTTCGGGAGGCCGCGTCGAACGGCGACGAGTTCCTGGCCGAGACCCTCACCGGTGAGATCGAGGACCTGCGGCGCATCGCCGAAGAGCACGGCATCGACGTCGATTCGCTCGCAGGTGAGCCGGTCGATCGGTGATCCACGGTGAGGGCCGGCGGGGGCCCTCACCCCACCGTTCAGCCGCGCTCGGGGTCGAGCGGCGCCAAGAGCGCGTGCAGCTCGGCGAAGAGCCCGGGTTCCGCGCACAGGACCATCGCCGGACCTGGCGGCCTGCCGTGCATCCCTCCGACGCGCGCACCGGCCTCGGAAGCGATCAGCGCGGCCGCGGCGAAGTCCCAGTAGTTCGTGCCGCGCTCGTAGTAGGCGTCCACCCGCCCGGCCGCGACCGAGCAGAGGTCGATCGCGCACGAGCCGCCCCGCCGGATGTCCCGGACGTGCGGGAGCACCTTGGCGAGCACCTCCGCCTGCACCCGCCGCCGCTCGGCCGCGTACCCGAAACCCGTCGCCACGAGCGCCTGGCCGAGCGGGACACCGGTGCTGCAGTGCAGCCGCTCGTCCCCCAGCCACGCCCCGCCGCCCAGGGTGGCGGTGAACATCTCGCCGCGCGGGACGTTGTGCACCGCCCCGGCGACGACGGTCCCGTCCACCTCCACGGCGATGCTCACCGCCCAGTCCGGCAGGCCGTACAGGAAGTTCACCGTGCCGTCGATGGGGTCGACCACCCAGCGGACCCCGCCCTCGCCCGGCGTGTCGCCGCCCTCCTCGCCGAGGATCGAGTCGTACGGCCGGGCCTCCCGGATCCGG of Thermobispora bispora DSM 43833 contains these proteins:
- a CDS encoding DUF4193 domain-containing protein → MATDYDSPRKADDDLGEDSLQELQARRGDKASASIDLDESELAESLELPGADLSNEELSLRVIPRQADEFTCSRCFLVHHRSQLASDVNGQQICRECAA
- a CDS encoding response regulator transcription factor, which produces MRVLVVEDERVLADAIATGLRREAMAVDVAYDGAEALEKLAYIDYDVIVLDRDLPKVHGDEVAKKLANERCPSRILMLTAAGDVDDRVEGLQLGADDYLPKPFAFAELVARVRALARRSAPPLPPVLERAGIRLDPAKRTVTRDGRPISLTRKEFAVLEELMRADGAVVSQEDLLDKAWDEHIDPFTNVVRVTMMTLRKKLGDPPIIETVPGVGYRL
- a CDS encoding alpha,alpha-trehalose-phosphate synthase (UDP-forming) produces the protein MRSTSSFLVVANRLPVDRVGDREWRRSPGGLVTAIAPVMQRRDGAWLGWTGAAGEELKPFDHDGMHLIPVPLSAREVELYYEGFSNATLWPLYHDVVAPPVYSRVFWDAYRAVNERFARAAADVADPGAVVWIQDYHLQLVPMILRRLRPDLKIGFFLHIPFPPIELFCQLPWRSEIVEGLLGADLVGFQRPGGASNFLRLCRRLLGLHTHRNEIYVDGRTVRVDAFPISVDFAEFDQLARDPRVQDRAKEIRAELGDPEHVLLGVDRLDYTKGIGQRLKAFGELLDEGVITPDEAVFVQVATPTREGVPAYARLRNEIELRVGRINGEHGMLGRQPISYLHQSYDREELAALYCAADVLVVTPLRDGMNLVAKEYVSCRFDLRGALVLSEFAGAADELRQAFLVNPYDIEGMKRAMLAAMRATPHELARRMRSLRRRVATHNVDKWANDFLSALEER
- the valS gene encoding valine--tRNA ligase, which gives rise to MTEQRRAATMPEKPTLDGLEAVWVARWEADGTYRFDRTRNRDEIYSIDTPPPTVSGSLHVGHVFSYTHTDTIARYQRMRGREVFYPMGWDDNGLPTERRVQNYFGVRCDPSLPYDPDFKPPRRGGGGSGEQVPISRRNFIELCEQLTAEDEKAFEELWRRLGLSVDWSLTYATIGDNARAASQRAFLRNLARGEAYLAEAPTLWDVTFRTAVAQAELEDREWPGAFHRIAFELPSGTGEGDRVWIDTTRPELLPACVALVAHPDDERYQPLFGKTARTPIFGVEVPILAHHLAEPDKGTGIVMVCTFGDVTDVTWWRELDLPTRPVIGWDGRLLPEPPDGVPAEPYRELAGKTVTAARERIVEMLREAGLMDGEPRPVRRPVKFYEKGDRPLEIVTTRQWYIRNGGRDPELRRRLLELGRELEWHPPHMRVRYENWVEGLSGDWLISRQRFFGVPIPVWYPLDDKGDPIYDKPITPPESALPVDPSTDVPPGYTEDQRGKPNGFIGDPDVMDTWATSSLTPQIAGGWERDDDLFKRVFPMDLRPQAHEIIRTWLFSTVLRSHLEHGTLPWKHAAISGWILDPDRKKMSKSKGNVVTPMALLEQYGSDAVRYWAASGRPGTDTAFDIGQIKIGRRLAIKILNVSKFVLGFPAKGDLKVTEPIDRSMLAGLAAVVKDATEAFEGYDYTRALERTERFFWSFCDDYVELVKARAYAGDPSAVAALRRALDVMLRLFAPFLPFVTEEVWSWWREGSVHRAAWPTPEELEAGDGDPAVLDAVAEVLRHVRRTKSEAKVSMRAEVSRLVVTGETADLIRQAQDDLCAAGNVEEFVLEHANSPLTVVTTLAG
- a CDS encoding inositol monophosphatase family protein, with the protein product MSEREHDMPGEAESAAGKNGPPGAGELLRLAVSIAAEAGEMLLAERPARPKVLATKSSPTDVVTELDQAAEKLIRTRIREARPYDSILGEEGGDTPGEGGVRWVVDPIDGTVNFLYGLPDWAVSIAVEVDGTVVAGAVHNVPRGEMFTATLGGGAWLGDERLHCSTGVPLGQALVATGFGYAAERRRVQAEVLAKVLPHVRDIRRGGSCAIDLCSVAAGRVDAYYERGTNYWDFAAAALIASEAGARVGGMHGRPPGPAMVLCAEPGLFAELHALLAPLDPERG
- a CDS encoding DUF4235 domain-containing protein gives rise to the protein MANVARARSGAPGSRKTEAPAKGAAKPDVQWRVIGGLVGLVVGFASRKVLAFAWERVTGKKPPASADSPEIGLGEAIAYAVVMGLGMEVARIIATRAAAKKWQSWREAAASKSSS
- a CDS encoding sensor histidine kinase; translated protein: MTEPREPDSGRSGDEATTPSPGDAAGQAPGRGERMSSPLGTGPYRVQVPPPPTGPPAWDGPPPPAAAQPPRGLLGEIKALRRRISIRWRLTLTYGALFFAAGAMLLLAMYTLVGLAIDAAWPPLQLRGFPSDITAAFEVWWASQRELAIASARREVLGRSIMALFGVGIIALMLGYVVADRALAPIKKMTATARRLSETSLAHERIDLQGPDDELKELADTFDAMLTRLNAAFDAQRRFVDNASHELRTPLAITRTVLEVALADPDASEDLKVLGRTLLGTTARNERLIEGLLLLARSERELSVRKPVDIRDVARTAVEQLTPFADEAGITIEHDLHSAGVTGDPVLLERCVANLVENGIKHNIGRSGKVWLRTGAVSGHAVVQVANTGPHVPVYEVESLFEPFRRLNADRQESAKGAGLGLSIVRAIVRAHGGTVTAVPREGGGLVVTVRIPMSGAAAAAPVSSVR